DNA from Candidatus Saccharimonadales bacterium:
CTAAAAATGCATCTGATTCTGTAAAGATTTCGATTGATTTATCGCGTGATTTAAGCAGGACCAGCGACCCGTTACTCTGACCTAGCTTACCATCAAATCGTGTGCCCACCTGACCGTTAACAGTTATGGCCGAGGCTTTTAGTGTGCCGTCCTGCACCCCTTGCTGAAAAGCCGCAAGCGAGTTTTCGTAAGTAGAATTTAAAATAACTACACGCAGTGCATATGGCTGTTGTCTGGTTGGGTTAGAAACCGCACCAGGGTGAAAGTAAGCATTATAACCTGTTCCCGCCGAGCCATCCGCCTCTATATATAAGCTCCACGTCTTAGGAAAATCAAAAGTAACTTGACCGAGATCAGCCGGACCAACGAATTGCCTTGTCGGAAGCTTTTCTCTTTCGACAAAACCTGCTTCATCGGTCGCCTTTTGTTGCTCTTGTGCCAAGACGACGGATTCAGCCACAATGCCGTCTACATTATTTTTTTGTTCCTGATAATTTAGATATGCCCAAACACTAAAACCGCCAAAACCCACAGTCAAAACAGAAAGAACAATCGTCATTACAAGTAAAACCTGAGAACCGTTCTGGTTATGCATATGTTTATATAGTAGAAACTCTAGGGTTTTTTGTAAAGCCTAACCTATTTTATAGATCTGCAGAGATTTTATCGACCCGACGGGCTTTGTGCCCGGAATTTTAAATCCATTACTCACGACTAGAATTGGTTTCTTCAAAATTTTAGATTGATCAATCATTCTTTGCTTGAATTTTTGCATAAATATATCAGCCAAAAACACAAAAACTACATCTGTTTGCTTCGGTAAATCACTGATCCAAAAATTGCGCAAATAAATTTTTACTACATCGCGATATCGCCAACAACGCACCCAGCTTATAACGCACAAAATTGGATTTATTTCGTAACCGACTGCTTTATATCCTTTTTGGGCAGCTAATTTTAAAAGCTTGCCGTCGCCAGAGCCTAAATCTACAAAAGTGCTGCCTCTTTTAAGGGCCAGCTCGTCGAACATCTCGATCAAAACCTTTTTATGCGTCGGTACGTACGGTGCACCAAAAAAAACCACCAATCCAAAAAATATGAAAATTACTAAACCAACCAGAGCCAAAAGCATTACTCGGCGAACTTTTCTTTTAAGATTGTTATTTTGTTCTCAGCCTCGCTTATTCGCTTTTTTATTTCGTCGGTCAGCTTAACGCCTTCTTCGAATTTAGCTAGCGCTTCTTCTACATCTAGGTCAGGACGCTCGAACCACGCTAAAAGTTCGTCAAGTTCCTTAAATTGATCATTAAGATTTTTTGACATCTTGCACTCCTACATTAATTATTGTATCGCTAAGTTCAATCACCAGCTCGTCGCCCTTTTTAAGTTTTAAGCCACTCTTTAGCAAGGCGCCGTTTTGCCTAACCAAGGAATAACCCCGCCTTAGCACCGCACTAGGATTAACCTGGTTTAATAGTCTGCTTGCCATTTGCAGCTGGTGCATTCGCAGCTCTAGAGTCTGGTCAATACTCGAAAACATCAACCCGACCGCCTGCAACGCTCTTAGTTTTTTTGCTTGCAACGAGCTTTGGATATGGCTCAAGAATCTTTGCTCGCGCTGGCTAAGTTCACGAAGCACGGCCTCGCGATCGGGCGTCAAGAGCTGCGCTGCATTGCTCGGAGTGGCAGCCCGCAGATCAGCCACTAAGTCACATAAACTTGTATCTGTTTCGTGCCCCACACCTACTAAGGTTGGAATACGGCTTGCCGCAATCGTTCGCACAAGCGGCTCCTCGTTGAAGACAGCCAGGTCCTCAGCGCTTCCCCCGCCCCTTATAATTACTAGAACTTCTACTAAATTTGGCTGCTGATTAAAATAGTCGATCGCTTTAATAATCTGTTGACCTGCACCGACACCCTGAACCTGCACATCTGCAACCTCAATCTGAATTCCACGCCACCGATGGTTAATAATTTTAATGAAATCTGCGTAGCCTGACGATTCCGACGATGCAATAACGCCGACGCGACCTGGAATTTTTGGCAAAATGCGTTTCCGCGATGAGTCAAACAAACCCTCGCTTTGCAATTTTGCCTTAAGAATCTCGAATGCGCGTTTTATAGTCCCTTCGCCAACTGGCAAGACCTCGCGCACAGATAAGCTAAACTTTCCCCAAGGCGTAAGCTTAGGCTGAGCAATTAGTCTAACTTTCATTCCATCTTCTAACGGGATTCTTAAGCTGTAAATCATCATAAAGCAGCCTATGACGCCGTCATTGTCTTTAATGTCAAAAAACACAAATTTATTTTTGCTAACCTTAAATGATGCCACTTCGCCTTCCACTATCACGGTCGGGTAAGCAAACTCAAGCGTCTGATTAACTACGCTTATTAAATCACTTACGCTGTAGATCTGTTTTTCCATACCTGTTTATCGCCAATTGATACGTTGGGTAGCCCATAATCAATGTTAATGCTAAAGTTATTATCCTAAAAATCAGAGTAACGCTTAGTGCTAATCCGGGCGAAATGCCCATACTTACAAAAAGAGCAGTCATAAGTGGCTCAAAAACGCCCAAGCCCCCCGGCAAGGCAGCGATCAAGCCAGCCACACTCGAGATTACCAAAGCCACAACCACCACCCCCGGATTAACCCATTGCCCATGTGCTACAAAAACCGCATACAACAGAGCCATCTCAAAAAATATTGCAAGCGCCATCCAAAATGCAGCAGCGCGCATTTCTAGAATATTATTTTTGATCATAACGTAATCTTCGTGTAGCTCAAGAAAGGTTTGTTCAACTTTCTTGATTCGCACAACCTCGGGACGTTTTCCGAACTTATGTAAGATGTGGTTTATAAAATTTGCCAATGTCTTTGTAAAGTTTATAATTCGATCACGCTGACCTATAACGAATATTATTAGACCCGTCAGGCCCATTAGCGACACCACAACTACAGTTATGATTATAATAACCAGTGCATTAGCTTTACCGTCGGCCGCCAGCAAAAATAGCGAAATGAACATTAAAATAATATGAACTATAAAACCGAATGCAAACCTACCGATTTGCGCCAAAGTCGATCGAGCCGTCGACACATCGTAAGGTTTTAGACGCCAAGTAAAATACGAAAAACCAGATAACCCGCCGCTGGGAAAAACATGGTTAACAAAGTTCAGCTCCGCTACCGCAGGTAACAAAATCCTGCGCTGGACCCTACAGCGAAGAACCAAAAAAAAGTGGTAGAAAAATTCAGACAGACCAAAGTAAAAAGCAATATTTATTGGAATCATCGCCAAGAGGGGCCAAATATTCAATCCTTGCGACTTATGAAGTGCGTCAACAATGTCCGGCCAGGCAAACACGATCAAAAATACTAGCGCCCCTAGCGTGAATAAGTTTAACCAAAGTTTCCAATTGAATTTTTTATGAGATCGCATGTAAAAAAGTTATACTGTAGACATGATAGCACTTCTCGGCCGTCAACCTAAAATCGGAATCGCAGAACTCGAAAGTATTTATAGCGACGTCACCCCTGTAGGAAAACAGGCTGCTTTTGTAAACAATGAAATTAACATTGCGAGGCTTGGTGGAACTCTTAAAGTTGCCGAGCAAATAGATGAGTTTCAATCCACTGATTGGCGGCGAATTAGCGATCTACTAATTAAAAACTTTTTAAACTACGTTGCCACTATGCCAGAAAACGGCAAGATCAAACTTGGTATTAGTATTTACGATATTAATGCTAACTCGCAGCAAGTTTTTAGGACCGGCTTAGAACTCAAAAAAATCGCACGTAAAAACGGCCACAGCCTAAGGTTTATACCCGGCGCTGGATCTGCTTTAAATAGCGCACAGGTTTTACACAACCAACTAACAAGTAACCTTGGTATTGAATTATGTCTAATTAAAGATGACTACAAAACAGTTGTCGCCAAGACTGTATCCGTCCAAGACGTGGATGATTACGCTCGTCGCGACTTTGGCAGGCCAAAACGTGACGCATTCGTAGGCATGCTACCTCCTAAACTTGCCCAGACAATGGTTAACTTGGCAGTTGGAGATCAAAAAAACGCTAAGATTTTAGACCCTTTTTGCGGCACAGGCGTAGTCCTACAAGAAGCTTTACTTGCCGGATTTGAAGTCGCAGGCACAGATTTAAGTCAAAAAATGATTGACTACACCGCCGAAAACTTGGATTGGCTTAAAAAATCATACGAAATAAAACAAATGTTAGGCAAACTTCAGGTTGGAGATGCTACGAAGTTTGAATGGCGCGATTTTAATTTTACAAATGTGGTTTGCGAAACCTACTTAGGTCAACCACTTTCCGGATTACCAAAGCCCGAGAAACTCCGCGAAATTATCGGCAATTGTAATCTAATAACAGAGAAATTTTTAAAAAATTTGCGTCCACAGCTAAAACCTGGATCGCGCCATTGCATTGCGGTACCAGCCTGGTTTGATGGAAAATCATTTAAACACCTGCCAGCACTTGACCACCTCGAGAGTTTGGGCTATAATCGTTTAAGATTTCAACATTCTAGCAATGGAGAGTTAATCTACCACCGCGCCGACCAAATCGTCGCCCGCGAATTGCTAGTTTTATCAGTTAAGGAGTAACACCCCATGGCACATGTAAAAGCAGGTGCAACCAGTAAGAACGTACACGATTCACCCGGCCAACGGCTTGGTGTTAAACGCTTTGGCGGCCAAAAAGTAAACGAAGGCGAAGTTTTGGTTCGTCAAGTTGGTCAGACCAAAATTGCTGGTCCTGGCACTTTTATGGCTCGTAACTTTACTATTCATGCCGCAAAAGCTGGCGTTGTAAGCTTTGCAAAAGTAAAGACCAAACGCTTTACAGGCAAAACAACCACTCGCACTCAAGTGATTGTTAAATAAAAGTCTTTGGTTAAAAATAAAAACTCCCGATTTTTCGGGAGTTTTTTGTTAGTTTCCGATTATTCCACCTGGGGTGTTGGGGCCAACTTTTCTTGTTGGTGCGGCTCCCTGCTCACCTATTACTCCTCCTGTCCAACGCTGATTAGGTAAAGAAGATTCAGTAGGTGCTCCGATTACTCCCGTGCTGTTTGCGGTTGGCTTTGGTGACTCGGCGTAAGGGTTAGGTTGCCCGCCAAGCATTCCACCTGGTTCGTTAACAATGCGCTGCGCAGTTTGGGGTGGTGCTGCCTCACCATGTAGAACGCCATTCTCAAACGAATAATTCTTGCTGTCAGCTTCTCGTCGATCTTCTTGCTGCTCACCTCCGGCCCCAAGTTCTTCGGCGTGTGACTGGTCTAGATCCGCTTCACCTTCGACTTCCTTGCTAACTTCTGCCTCCTCGCCAGATCCAGGCTTTGGTTCAAGTTTAAAACGCTCGTCGTTAGGATCGAATGGAACAAATTCACTCATTTTTGTATCTCTTTTTTATTTTTGCTAATAAATTTACGGTAACACAAAAAAGCCAATTATGCAATGAGCTTATGTTTACTAAATTACAGACTCATGCCTAGATGATGTTTAATTCTATCTACAACATCACCAATTACAACCTGAGACTTCACCAAGTAATCATCGGCTCCGAGTTTCTCGGCCATTTCCTTGTCTTTTTCTTGGCTCAACGCAGTGAGCATAATAATGCGGACATTGCTTGTTTCTGGCGTGTTGCGCAAAATATCTAGCACATCAAAACCACTGATCTTTGGCATCATAGCGTCAAGCACAATCAAGTCTGGCTTATATTCTATCGCGGCCGAAAGCGCTTCTTCGCCATTAACTACATGCCGTACATCGAATCCTTCAAGTTCCAAACGGGAAACATATACCGAGGCTAGGGCTTTATCATCCTCTACAAGTAAAATCTTCTTTTTTGGGTTCATACTACCTACAGTTTAGCTAAGTTAGCGGAGCTTTTCAAATGCAGCCGACTTTTGTGCATCATTCGTCAAGTCTTCACCGGCTTCTACCACTACGTCTGGTTCGATTCCCTCTTTGTTAATGTTGCGACCATTTGGAGTGTACCATTTTGCAACAGTCACTTTTAGCTGTCCGCCGCCGTCAATAGGCTCGATCGTTTGTACACTTCCCTTGCCAAATGTTTTTGTCCCAAGCAATACAGCTGCATCGTAGTCGTTTAGTGCGCCAGCTACAATTTCGCTAGCACTGGCACTTCCACCATCGATTAGCACTACGGTTGGCACGCCAGATAAAATCGCGCTGCCATCAGTTTTTAGAGTCTCTACAATCTTGTCGCCGGTTCTTTCTTCGACTACAACTTTGTCTTTCAGCCAGAGCCCCGAAATATCTTGTGCAGCCCCCAAGTACCCGCCACCGTTACCCCGTAAATCAAGCACCACACCCTTTACGCCAGCTTCTTTAAACTCTTTAGCTGCTTTCGTAGCCAGCCTAAACGTATCTGAATCCGAGAACCGCGAGATCCTTAGATACCCAATGTTATCTGGAGTGATCTCATATTTTACGCTAGGGTTTACAATTTCCTCACGCACAATCGAAAAATCTTTAACCTGTTGATCGCGTAAAACCGTCAGTTTTACAGTTGTGCCCTTTTCGCCGCGAATCTGTGAAACAGCTTTTTCAATCGACCAACCAGTTGTGTCTTGGTCGTTGACCTTAACTATAAAGTCACCCGGTTGCAAACCACTCCTTAAAGCCGGCGATTCGTCCAACGTGGATACTATTGTAATAAAATCATCTTTTTTACCTAATTCAGCGCCAATCCCCGAGAACCTTCCGTCAAGTTCTTGCAAAAATTCTGAAGCTTCTTTGTCGGTAAAAAATACTGTATATGGGTCGCCAGCCGCCTCGACTAATCCTTTTTTGGCGCCATCTATCAGTGCTTGTTTGTCTATATTTCCATCAAACTGGCTACTTAATGCTTCGTAGACATTCTGTAAACTAGAGAAATCTATAACTTCGGTTCTTTGTTTTAAGCCAATAAATGCTGCGATTTCGGAACTTCTTGTGCCAGCAATAAAGCCGCCAAAGGCAACCAAAAGGACTACGACTACAAGCGTGCCCACGCCCACTTTTGTGTTTTTTAATGTCGAAACGAATCTCGGCACACGCAATTTTTTGCCCTTTTGCTGCACTTCAAGCTCCCAAAATGTTTATAATAACTGTGTCTATACTACCACGCGTTTACATTTTTTTAGAAGTATATGTAGACTAATCCCGAAGAAGATAATGTCATTTCGCTGTATTCACCAGCCCAACCATAGTTATATTGACTAACGTAAATACTGGCGCCTCCATCAAGAACGGCTTCAACATACATTGCGTGGCCGTAAGGACCGCTCATACTTATTGCCACGGCTCCGGCCTTTGGCGTGCTACCAGTTGCAATTCCGTCGGCTGCTGCACTAGATGGCCATTGGTTAGCGTTACCACGACCACCCCAATAAGGCATGTAGCGCCCTGATTGATAGACTTTCCAGGCGGTATAGCTTACGCACTCGCGGTTATACATCCCCCAGCTATCCACTAAGCTGTCGATCGGAGCATTATGCCAAACCGATGGATATCCACCACGGCCAGGATCCCCGGCAACAATGTTACCACCCACATTTTTACGGTTGGCGGCCGCCTGTTGAGCACGAAGCTCGGCGATCCTAGAGTTACGTTCCTTACTAAGCTCCTGGTATGCTGCCTCTTGGCCTTGAGTTTGGGCCAAAAGCTGTGCTTGTTGCTGTTCCTTCGCGACAAGTGTCTCTTTTTGCTTTTTTTGGTCTTCTAGTTTCTGCTCAACCGCAACTTTTTGGCCGTCTAACTGAGTACGTAGATCCCTAATACTAGAGATATTTTTTTGAACCTGTGCCCTAATTTGTTCGCGATATTCTTGTTTATCAATAAAATCAGAAATACTTTTTGAGGATGCGACTATTTCGAGTGGCGAAATTGAGCTCTCAAGGTACATCGATCGCAAATTGCCAGCTAAAAGCTTCATCTGATTCTGCAAACGCTGCTCAGTTAAAACTATTTCGTTTTGTAAACGGGCAAGCTCTGCTTCGTTGAGTTCAATCTGTTTTTGAATCGTGTTTCGCTCGGCTTGCAATGCACCGATTTCGTTTTGCAGTGTGTCCGACGTCTCACGCAAACGGCCAGCTTCCGCCTGGTAACCGGAAATTTCATTTTCTAACGCCTTAATCTGCTCATCAAAGCTGTCAGCTGCCACCATTTTTACTGGTACTACAGTACTTAAGACTAGGGCGAATAAAAACAATGCCCAAATTTTTTGCATAAAAAATCTTCTATTCACAGTTTAAGCATATCCTTTTTATCTAAAGAACGTCAAGCCACCCGAACGACTTGAACTATTTAGTGCAATCTGTCGAACTAAAGAAATAAATCAAAACCAGTATTCTGCGGCTTTGAATCGATCGCCATCATCGCCCTATCGCGATCGGACATCCCCGTTTCACCACGATATTCACTCATACTAAAGCTTTAAGTACCGTCTTATCGCCAAGAAGGATGATATAACGCCAATCATAATGCCCACACCTAACAAGGCCGAGAAAATCACAATTGGCCAGTTAGCAAAAACTGCCAAAGTATGAGATACCTCAATGTCGTAGTTTGTTAAGTTGGGTCCCACAGTTAGGAGCACACCGTACATTAAAACTATTGTAATTATTGCAGCAAACACGCCATATAGCGATGCCTCTACGATGAACGGACCTCGAATAAAGTTTTTGCTCGCACCGATTAATTTCATAATTTCGATCTCGTCACGACGATTGAAGATCGCCATACGGATTGTGTTAAAAATTATCATAATTGAAAGCGTAACAAACACAACCAAAGCCACTATTCCGGCAATCTCCGAAAACTTAGCCGCCCGTGCAATTGTATCTATAGCCGCCCGGCGCTCACCCGAAATAGAAGCTGGCTCAGACTGAAGTGGTGTATAATCCACACTATTAACTAGTGTGCTAATTTCATCCAGTCGATCTGGATCATTTGTATAAATACGTAAACTTGCAGGGAAAGGATTAGTTTCGCCCAGTTCGCCCAGAGCTTCAAGTTGCTCAAAGTAGGCCTTGTTTTGATCTTTAAAAACGTCGCGAGCTTGAGCTTTGCTTATATAGTCAACGTTTGTGACGATTTCCAGCCCTTTAATAGCAGCAACAAAATTATCACGCTGCTCGTCTGTTATTTCGTCAGACAAATAAACTGAAACATCAATTTTTTCCCGAATTTTACTCAAAGTGTCGTTAAAGACCATACGCGCAGTAAAAGTTGTAAGTAAAATCATTAAAGTTACGACCATTACGATTGTCGCTGCCGTACTCAACCATGCGTTACGTGTAAAGCTACTAAAGCCATACCTGCAAATTCTTAAAAATGTGATCCAGCTTCTTTTCATTATTTACCCTGTTGGTAAGCGCCTTGAGCGACATCAGCCACAACTTTGCCATAGTCCATTGTAATAACACGGCGCTTTAATTTATTTACTATTTCTTGATTGTGCGTAGTTAAAATTACAGTAGTCCCGTATCGATTAATTTTCTCTAGTAGTCGAACAATATCCCAGCTGTGCTTAGGGTCAAGATTGCCAGTCGGTTCGTCAGCAAGCAGGATTTTAGGTTGCCGCACAACCGCGCGTGCAATAGCAACGCGTTGTCGCTCACCACCCGAGAGTTCACCCGGAAATTTATCTTCTTTACCCTTTAGGCCTACCAATTCGATCACCTTAGGCACTGTGTTTTTGATTTCACGATTACTCATACCGGCAATTTCTAGCGCAAAAGCAACATTTTCAAAGACAGTGCGTTGGCTCAGTAGCTTAAAATCCTGAAAAACCACCCCTATTTTGCGACGCAAAAGTGGCACATCGCGATCGCGCAAGGTATCGTAGTCTATTCCCCCAACCACAATTTTACCGCTAGTTGGCTTTTCTTCGCGGGTCAAAAGTTTGAGCAAAGTAGACTTGCCGGCGCCACTAGTACCAACTATAATCACGAATTCTTTTGGCTCAATATGCAAGCTCACCCTACTTATTGCCGGCTGCTTGCTATCTTTGCCGAATACCTTAGTTACCCTGTCTAACAAAATCATTAGTAATTATTGTATCACCTGCTTAGCTTAAGCGTAAACTTTATAGCAGCCAAAGCGCCAGTAGCAAATAGACAGTAACGCTAATCGCATCTTGAAAGGCCGTCGCCAAAGGGCCGCTCCCAAGGGCCGGATCTTTACCGAGCCTCTTAAATATAATAGGAATAATTGTTGCCAAAACTGCAGCAATTGAGCTTGCCAAAAACAAGGCCGTTGCAACAACAATACCAACCTGCAATGAGTGCGCGATTAAACTAGCGCCCACTCCGCCCAAGACTCCAACCATCGCACCAAGAACAATTCCTACTGAAAGTTCGCGTAACAAGTACATTCTAAAGTCAATTTTTAAAGTGGCTATCGCTCTGATTGCAATGGTTTCAGACTGCGTTCCTACCGAATCAGCGATATATGCTATTACCGGCACGAAGAACGCAATAGCAACATTGGTTTTAAGCGACTCTTCGAACAAACTGGTTATAAAACCCAACCCCAAGCCCACCGATAAGCCAAAAAGTAGCCAAGGAGCTCGCGACTTAACCACTCTGAAAGTTCGCTCTGTCGCGAGCTTGATAATGCCAGAACCTTTACTGCGAATACCTGCCGTGATTAAGGTATCCTCGACATGCTCGTCATGCATGACATCGATTATGCTGTGAGCCGTCACGACGCCCATAAGTTGGCCTTGATTATCGACTACTGGGATCGAAATTACATCCTCTTTTATCGCGTGGTAGACGGCTTTTTCCTGATCATCTTTAGGGTTTAGAGTATAGCTTGCCGGCAACATGATTTCGCTAGCTTTTGTTGCTGGTCCAGCCCTAAAAAGCGCCCACATGTGCACAACACCGCGCAATTTATTCTTAGAATCTACAACATAAACGTTGTGAGTACTGTCCCACTTTTTGCCCGAAAGCATTTTTATAATATCTGTTCTTGAGTCACCCAAACCACATGTAGGCAATTTTGTGGCCATGATGCTTCCTACTGATTCTGGAGCGTAAGTCATAAGATATAATTAGTATACATTAAAAAACACTAATGTATTACGATTTTAAATTCTCGCCTGACTTACTAACCCAGATTTAAATATGCCTCAATAAACCCGTCGATCTCGCCATCCAAGACTTTTTGAGCATCCCGTTCTTCGTGGCCGTTACGAGTGTCTTTCACCAACGTGTACGGATGTAGGACATAATTACGAATCTGCGCCCCCCATTCGGCAGATTTTGTCGGACCTTTAAGCTCATTGAGCTTTTTATTATGCTGTTCGATCTGTAGTTGAGCAAGCTTGGAGCGCAGAATTTTAAGTGCAGTGTCTTTGTTTTGCAACTGGCTGCGCTCGTTTTGGATTGCGACAACAATTCCAGTTGGGATGTGTGTAACTCTCACTGCGCTATCAGTTGTATTAACACTTTGACCACCTTTGCCGCCAGATCTATAAACATCTATCCTAAGATCGGAATCGTCGATATGGACTTCTTCGGGGGTGTCGATCTGGGGCAAGACCTCAACTAACGCAAAACTTGTCTGGCGTAAATTATCAGAGTTAAATGGGCTCAAACGCACTAATCTATGAACGCCGTGTTCGCCTTTTAGTTTTCCGTAAGCATAAGGCCCACTAACACTTATAGTTGCGCTTTTTAAACCAGCCTCTTCGCCGGGCGATTCTTCGATTAGTTCAGTCTTCATACCTGAATGCTCACCCCAACGCAAATACATGCGTTCGAGCATTTGCGTCCAGTCTTGGGCATCTGTTCCGCCAGCACCGGCACTCAAACGCAAAATTGCATCACGATCATCATATTTGCCTGAAAACTGCAAAGTGAACTGTAATTTTTTATAGTCTGTTTGTGCAGACACAAGTTGCTGTTTAAGTTCTTGTTTTATCGTTTGGTCATCTTCTTTTGCAAGCTCCACGATTTCTTGCACGTCGTTTTTAAGCTTGACCCATGGTTCAATTTGATCCTTAATTTTTGCCAATCGCTTAGTAACTTCTTGCGCTTTTAAGTTATCTTGCCAAAAATCTGGCTCAGCAATTAGTTCGCGCAGCTCCTCTAACTCGATCTGACGTTCATTTAAATCAAGCTTTTTAAAAGCAATGTCAATATTTTTTAAAAGCTCGGCGGCCTGTTTTTCGATCTCGTCCATAAAATAATTATACGCTAATCTATAAAATCAGCGGCAGCGTCAAATTCGGTAGGTACTAGGTGGTTTTTGCTCTTAGAAAACACATACTCCTGCTGAGACTTTGTCGGTAGAGCTGATTCCGGTATTTCGGCCAACATATTAACTACAACTGGTGTATTCTGCCAATCGGACTTTTTGGCAGCCAATAGTAACGCCGTGCGTGATTCTTCTATCTCGCCCACACACTCCAGTGGCTTATGGCCTTTTATCCCTAATAATTCCCTAAAACCATCAAGCTGAGTTTCGTCGTCAAATAAATTCTTTTTAAAAATGCTTTCTAACTGACGATCCGACATATACGGCG
Protein-coding regions in this window:
- a CDS encoding magnesium transporter encodes the protein MTYAPESVGSIMATKLPTCGLGDSRTDIIKMLSGKKWDSTHNVYVVDSKNKLRGVVHMWALFRAGPATKASEIMLPASYTLNPKDDQEKAVYHAIKEDVISIPVVDNQGQLMGVVTAHSIIDVMHDEHVEDTLITAGIRSKGSGIIKLATERTFRVVKSRAPWLLFGLSVGLGLGFITSLFEESLKTNVAIAFFVPVIAYIADSVGTQSETIAIRAIATLKIDFRMYLLRELSVGIVLGAMVGVLGGVGASLIAHSLQVGIVVATALFLASSIAAVLATIIPIIFKRLGKDPALGSGPLATAFQDAISVTVYLLLALWLL
- the prfB gene encoding peptide chain release factor 2, encoding MDEIEKQAAELLKNIDIAFKKLDLNERQIELEELRELIAEPDFWQDNLKAQEVTKRLAKIKDQIEPWVKLKNDVQEIVELAKEDDQTIKQELKQQLVSAQTDYKKLQFTLQFSGKYDDRDAILRLSAGAGGTDAQDWTQMLERMYLRWGEHSGMKTELIEESPGEEAGLKSATISVSGPYAYGKLKGEHGVHRLVRLSPFNSDNLRQTSFALVEVLPQIDTPEEVHIDDSDLRIDVYRSGGKGGQSVNTTDSAVRVTHIPTGIVVAIQNERSQLQNKDTALKILRSKLAQLQIEQHNKKLNELKGPTKSAEWGAQIRNYVLHPYTLVKDTRNGHEERDAQKVLDGEIDGFIEAYLNLG